From Acidipropionibacterium acidipropionici, one genomic window encodes:
- a CDS encoding ABC transporter substrate-binding protein, translating to MFNILQTSTSRRSVLGLMGAGAALGLAGCVGVGGDASSGKDDAGGVRKGFKQAPVKVPEAYKGRTNVIFWAPFTGINFQVLTTLLKKFNDSQKDIYAGAESVGSYADLAQKFTAALQAKQVPDIVCFPEHRWIQYWQADALAPLDSYFDDEWNNKVYMQQFVPEGQAQGKTYQVPFARSTPLFYYNKTRFKEAGLPEKGPDTWPEYAKMAPDLAKLKSAGKALKIFPFKNDDEWYGQAHIWAWGGRFSEGTNVLVDKGPMLEWLTWKNTFIHKQNYGYVAKSPVTDFTTGISAATHASTATLAQILHDSKFEVGSHFMLGNDSAGPKVPIGGSGLAVVKAESKDRQDAAAKVLKFMAEPENCAQWHLGTGYLPIVLKAAELPEVTANYKKIPNYKVALDQVKNSRQSDTITWFDAPVDDINRAMGLVYGDGKDPKTVVTDLQKQLDEKMAKYKDTISKVMAKGN from the coding sequence ATGTTCAATATTCTGCAGACCAGTACCAGCCGCAGGTCGGTGCTGGGCCTGATGGGCGCCGGTGCGGCCCTGGGGCTGGCCGGCTGTGTGGGCGTGGGCGGTGACGCCAGCTCCGGCAAGGATGATGCCGGTGGTGTGCGCAAGGGCTTCAAGCAGGCCCCGGTCAAGGTGCCGGAGGCCTACAAGGGCCGTACCAACGTCATCTTCTGGGCGCCGTTCACCGGCATCAATTTCCAGGTGCTGACCACACTGCTCAAGAAGTTCAACGACTCCCAGAAGGACATCTACGCCGGCGCGGAGTCGGTGGGTTCCTACGCCGACCTGGCGCAGAAGTTCACCGCCGCGCTGCAGGCCAAGCAGGTGCCCGATATCGTCTGCTTCCCCGAGCACCGTTGGATCCAGTACTGGCAGGCCGACGCCCTGGCCCCGCTGGACTCCTACTTCGATGACGAGTGGAACAACAAGGTCTACATGCAGCAGTTCGTCCCGGAGGGCCAGGCCCAGGGCAAGACCTACCAGGTGCCCTTCGCCCGCTCGACGCCGCTGTTCTACTACAACAAGACCCGCTTCAAGGAGGCCGGTCTGCCCGAGAAGGGCCCCGACACCTGGCCCGAGTACGCCAAGATGGCCCCCGACCTGGCCAAGCTGAAGTCGGCCGGCAAGGCCCTCAAGATCTTCCCCTTCAAGAATGACGACGAGTGGTACGGCCAGGCGCATATCTGGGCCTGGGGAGGACGCTTCTCCGAGGGCACCAATGTGCTCGTCGACAAGGGCCCGATGCTGGAGTGGCTGACCTGGAAGAACACCTTCATCCACAAGCAGAACTACGGCTACGTCGCCAAGTCCCCGGTGACCGACTTCACCACCGGCATCTCGGCCGCCACCCACGCCTCCACCGCGACCCTGGCCCAGATCCTCCACGACTCGAAGTTCGAGGTCGGCTCCCACTTCATGCTGGGCAACGACTCCGCGGGCCCGAAGGTGCCGATCGGCGGATCCGGCCTGGCCGTGGTCAAGGCCGAGTCCAAGGACCGCCAGGACGCCGCGGCGAAGGTGCTGAAGTTCATGGCCGAGCCCGAGAACTGCGCCCAGTGGCACCTGGGCACCGGCTACCTGCCGATCGTCCTCAAGGCCGCCGAGCTGCCCGAGGTGACCGCCAACTACAAGAAGATCCCCAACTACAAGGTGGCCCTCGACCAGGTCAAGAACTCCCGGCAGTCCGACACCATCACCTGGTTCGACGCCCCGGTCGACGACATCAACCGGGCGATGGGCCTGGTCTACGGCGACGGCAAGGATCCCAAGACCGTCGTCACCGACCTGCAGAAGCAGCTCGACGAGAAGATGGCCAAGTACAAGGACACCATCTCCAAGGTGATGGCCAAGGGCAACTGA
- a CDS encoding alkaline phosphatase family protein: MHSPRLLVISVDAMEDVDEAYARTLPAFGRILADPARAQIQAVYPTLTYPNHTAQITGCPPAETGIFNNVQMQAGVDHPDWFWWYRMIQVPTLLDRAAAAGMKVATVNWPVTAGAPFDVVVPEIGNEDRTGGVEATMRKACSARGYELFERHRDKIIEKPKRNHGPFAAAVAADVLREDQPDVMFIHLVELDAARHKHGPRGPHVAEALRTVDGRLATILAALDETGGVGSGSTDSGGAATNIVIVSDHGQLDVVQHTNLNALLAERGLMETDGQGHLVSWDAYVHSSGLSGQLFVADGITAEKRRRLEDLLAEVLADPKYRIRKIWTARQARDAFGLDGPFEYVIESDPGVIVGGALDRRAVVRRTDPDFGGNLGNHGHHPGAGDQPVFFATGPAFTPGADAGRHRMIDEAPTLARALGVELPDSRGQAMEELLSGGRN, from the coding sequence ATGCATTCCCCACGGCTCCTGGTCATCTCGGTCGACGCGATGGAGGACGTCGACGAGGCCTACGCGCGCACCCTCCCGGCCTTCGGGCGGATCCTGGCCGATCCCGCCCGGGCGCAGATCCAGGCGGTCTACCCGACCCTCACCTACCCCAACCACACCGCCCAGATCACCGGCTGCCCGCCGGCCGAGACCGGGATCTTCAACAACGTCCAGATGCAGGCCGGGGTGGATCATCCCGACTGGTTCTGGTGGTACAGGATGATTCAGGTGCCCACCCTGCTGGACCGCGCCGCCGCTGCGGGGATGAAGGTCGCCACTGTCAACTGGCCGGTGACCGCCGGGGCGCCCTTCGACGTCGTCGTCCCCGAGATCGGCAATGAGGACCGCACCGGCGGGGTCGAGGCGACCATGCGGAAAGCCTGTTCGGCGCGGGGATACGAGCTCTTCGAGCGTCATCGCGACAAGATCATCGAGAAGCCCAAGCGCAACCACGGGCCCTTCGCCGCGGCGGTGGCAGCCGACGTGCTGCGCGAGGACCAGCCCGACGTGATGTTCATCCATCTGGTGGAGCTGGATGCCGCCCGGCACAAGCACGGGCCCCGCGGGCCGCATGTGGCCGAGGCGCTGCGCACCGTCGACGGGCGGCTGGCGACGATCCTGGCCGCACTCGACGAGACCGGCGGGGTCGGTTCCGGCAGCACGGACTCCGGCGGGGCGGCGACGAATATCGTCATCGTCTCCGATCACGGACAGCTCGACGTCGTCCAGCACACCAACCTCAACGCCCTGCTCGCCGAGCGAGGCCTCATGGAGACCGACGGCCAGGGGCACCTGGTGAGCTGGGACGCCTACGTCCACAGCTCCGGGTTGTCGGGCCAGCTCTTCGTCGCCGACGGCATCACGGCCGAGAAGCGCCGGCGTCTGGAGGATCTGCTGGCCGAGGTGCTGGCCGATCCGAAGTACCGGATCCGCAAGATCTGGACGGCGCGCCAGGCCCGTGACGCCTTCGGGCTGGATGGGCCCTTCGAGTACGTCATCGAGTCCGATCCGGGCGTCATCGTCGGCGGCGCCCTCGACCGCCGGGCCGTGGTGCGTCGCACCGACCCGGACTTCGGCGGCAACCTGGGCAACCACGGCCATCATCCCGGAGCCGGCGACCAGCCCGTGTTCTTCGCCACCGGCCCCGCCTTCACCCCCGGCGCCGACGCCGGACGGCACCGGATGATCGACGAGGCCCCCACCCTGGCCCGCGCCCTGGGGGTGGAGCTGCCCGACTCGCGGGGACAGGCGATGGAGGAGCTGCTGTCCGGAGGGCGGAACTGA
- a CDS encoding glycoside hydrolase family 13 protein, protein MDADWWRQAVVYQIYPRSFADANGDGIGDLAGIISRIGYLEQLGVDAVWLSPFYPSALADGGYDVDDYRDVDPRIGTLEQFDALVAALHEAGIWLIVDIVPNHSSNRHRWFQEALASAPGSPARDRYIFRDGLGAGGSRPPSDWTSQFGGPAWTRVPDGQWYFHTFTVEQPELNWDNPEVRAEFLDTLRFWADRGVDGFRVDVAARLAKKFPEPMPSQAELSRIPSGPDSPVYDRDEVQSIYAEWRRVFNEYDPPRMAVAEVWVNSPERRARYARPESLGQAFNFDLLKADFDAEQFRRIVTSNLDQVKLSGSSSTWVLSNHDVVRHATRYGLRPDGGRPGGRGDRWVNDGAPASQIDRGLGLRRARAATLVELALPGSAYLYQGEELGLGEVTGIPDEQRQDPKFWRTRDDERPSVGRDGCRVPLPWTRSGPSFGFGPDDSAAGPHLPQPDWFADCSVEAESGDPSSTLGMYRRALELRREMQGGETLEWDDGLSVGDVLAFSRPGGWLCVANFGDDPVPLPSGRVLVSSAPLIRPGTDGPARIPGACTVWLSIDAGR, encoded by the coding sequence ATGGATGCCGACTGGTGGCGTCAGGCCGTCGTCTATCAGATCTATCCGCGTTCCTTCGCCGACGCCAACGGTGACGGGATCGGGGATCTGGCCGGGATCATCTCCCGTATCGGCTATCTGGAGCAGCTGGGCGTCGACGCCGTGTGGTTGTCCCCCTTCTATCCCTCGGCGCTGGCTGACGGGGGTTACGACGTCGACGACTACCGTGATGTGGACCCGCGGATCGGCACCCTGGAGCAGTTCGATGCTCTGGTCGCGGCCCTCCACGAGGCGGGCATTTGGCTGATCGTCGACATCGTGCCGAACCACTCGTCGAACCGGCACCGCTGGTTCCAGGAGGCCCTGGCGTCTGCGCCCGGCTCACCGGCCCGTGACCGCTATATCTTCCGCGACGGGCTGGGGGCCGGTGGTTCCCGGCCGCCCTCGGACTGGACCTCCCAGTTCGGCGGCCCCGCCTGGACCCGGGTGCCCGATGGGCAGTGGTACTTCCACACCTTCACCGTCGAGCAGCCCGAGCTCAACTGGGACAACCCCGAGGTGCGCGCCGAATTCCTCGACACGCTGCGGTTCTGGGCCGATCGCGGGGTCGACGGGTTCCGCGTCGACGTCGCGGCGCGGCTGGCCAAGAAGTTCCCCGAGCCGATGCCCAGCCAGGCCGAGCTGAGCCGGATCCCGTCCGGCCCCGACTCCCCGGTCTACGACCGCGACGAGGTGCAGAGCATCTACGCCGAATGGCGCCGGGTCTTCAACGAGTACGACCCGCCGCGGATGGCGGTCGCCGAGGTGTGGGTCAACTCGCCGGAACGGCGGGCCCGCTACGCCCGGCCCGAATCGCTGGGACAGGCCTTCAACTTCGACCTGCTCAAGGCCGATTTCGACGCCGAGCAGTTCCGGCGCATCGTCACCTCCAACCTGGACCAGGTGAAGCTGTCGGGATCGTCGTCGACGTGGGTGCTGTCCAATCATGATGTGGTGCGTCACGCCACCCGCTACGGCCTGCGGCCCGATGGCGGGCGCCCCGGTGGCAGGGGAGACCGGTGGGTGAACGACGGCGCCCCGGCGTCGCAGATCGATCGCGGTCTGGGGCTGCGCCGGGCGAGGGCGGCGACGCTGGTGGAGCTGGCGCTGCCCGGTTCGGCCTACCTCTACCAGGGCGAGGAGCTCGGGCTGGGCGAGGTGACGGGGATTCCCGACGAGCAGCGTCAGGATCCGAAGTTCTGGCGGACCCGCGACGATGAGCGACCGTCGGTGGGCCGGGACGGATGCCGGGTGCCGCTGCCGTGGACCCGCTCGGGTCCGTCCTTCGGCTTCGGGCCCGACGACTCGGCGGCCGGGCCGCATCTGCCCCAGCCCGACTGGTTCGCCGACTGCTCGGTGGAGGCGGAGTCCGGCGATCCGTCCTCCACCCTGGGGATGTACCGCCGGGCCCTGGAGCTGCGACGCGAGATGCAGGGCGGCGAGACCCTGGAGTGGGACGACGGCCTGTCAGTCGGCGATGTGCTGGCCTTCTCCCGTCCCGGAGGATGGCTCTGCGTTGCCAACTTCGGTGACGATCCGGTGCCCCTTCCCTCCGGCCGGGTGCTGGTGTCCAGCGCCCCGCTGATCCGGCCGGGCACCGACGGCCCGGCCAGGATCCCCGGTGCCTGCACGGTGTGGCTGTCGATCGACGCCGGACGGTAG
- a CDS encoding beta-glucosidase family protein, which yields MTTVNPPYLDPALPVHQRVSDLLGRMTPAEKVGQMTQLPVFSDPDPVLDAVPVGSILHTDHDLIDHCISRALDTRLGIPLLVADDCIHGHSFWYGATIFPTQLAQACAWNPALVRDAARATAREVAATGIAWTFSPVLCIARDTRWGRVDETFGEDPWLIGELGSAMTAGYQGGHLDDPDTVMATAKHFLAYSQTQGARDASEADMTPRGIRSWFAPPFERAARDGVATFMLGYQAIDGVPITINTPLIRGMLKQEWGFDGLLVTDWDNVGRMVWEQKIFADYPEACAAAINAGIDIAMSTPQFFQGTLDALDAGLVTMAPIDEAVRRILSLKFRMGLFENPRRPDAERQREVIACQAHQDLNLDAARASLVLLANDGVLPLPAAGTESRRIALVGPSCDDPDAQIGDWARASGQGMKFLGHPGDVTTVAGGLAKLLPEGWQLSVDPACTITTTAPDPAGEFFPDGQPRPAITVPAPADPAALDRAVKAAADADVAVAVVGDNVRLTGEGRSTATLELIGPQKELLERVIATGTPTVVIVVSSKPLVLPGCADDAAALIQAFNPGLRGGQAIAELLLGLTEPVGRLPISMPRHAGQLPVHYNMVRGTHGARYADLPFEPFRAFGEGLAYTRFHYEDAALEADQIGADDVVVATVSIVNDGDRPLTETVQAYVRHPVTPVTWADKELKGFTQVQVPPHSSATARVEVPVADCSIVDAAGHRVVPAGPCELLIGHSSIDADLTGLPFTITGQA from the coding sequence ATGACCACCGTCAACCCGCCCTACCTCGATCCCGCACTGCCGGTCCACCAGCGGGTGTCCGATCTGCTGGGGCGGATGACGCCGGCCGAGAAGGTGGGCCAGATGACCCAGCTGCCGGTCTTCTCCGACCCGGACCCGGTGCTCGACGCCGTCCCGGTGGGCTCGATCCTGCACACCGACCACGACCTCATCGACCACTGCATCTCCCGGGCCCTGGACACCCGGCTCGGCATCCCGCTGCTGGTGGCCGACGACTGCATCCACGGCCACTCCTTCTGGTACGGGGCCACGATCTTCCCCACCCAGCTGGCCCAGGCCTGCGCCTGGAACCCGGCGCTGGTGCGCGACGCCGCCCGGGCCACCGCCCGCGAGGTCGCCGCCACCGGCATCGCCTGGACCTTCTCCCCCGTGCTGTGCATCGCCCGCGACACCCGCTGGGGCCGGGTCGACGAGACCTTCGGCGAGGACCCGTGGCTGATCGGGGAACTCGGCTCGGCGATGACCGCCGGCTACCAGGGGGGCCACCTGGACGATCCCGACACGGTGATGGCCACCGCCAAGCACTTCCTGGCCTACTCCCAGACCCAGGGCGCGCGCGACGCATCCGAGGCCGACATGACCCCGCGCGGCATCCGCTCCTGGTTCGCCCCGCCCTTCGAACGGGCCGCCCGCGACGGCGTCGCGACCTTCATGCTGGGATACCAGGCCATCGACGGCGTGCCCATCACCATCAACACGCCGCTGATCCGCGGGATGCTCAAGCAGGAGTGGGGATTCGACGGCCTGCTGGTGACCGACTGGGACAACGTCGGGCGGATGGTCTGGGAGCAGAAGATCTTCGCCGACTACCCCGAAGCCTGTGCGGCCGCGATCAACGCCGGGATCGACATCGCGATGTCCACGCCCCAGTTCTTCCAGGGGACCCTCGACGCCCTGGACGCCGGGCTGGTCACCATGGCGCCCATCGACGAGGCGGTTCGCCGGATCCTGTCGCTGAAGTTCCGGATGGGCCTGTTCGAGAACCCGCGCCGCCCCGACGCCGAGCGTCAGCGCGAGGTCATCGCCTGCCAGGCCCACCAGGACCTCAACCTGGACGCCGCCCGGGCGTCCCTGGTGCTGCTGGCCAATGACGGCGTCCTGCCCCTTCCCGCCGCGGGCACCGAGTCCCGGCGGATCGCCCTGGTGGGGCCGAGCTGCGACGATCCGGACGCCCAGATCGGCGACTGGGCCCGCGCCTCGGGGCAGGGCATGAAGTTCCTCGGCCACCCCGGCGACGTGACCACCGTGGCCGGCGGGCTGGCGAAGCTGCTGCCCGAAGGCTGGCAGCTGTCTGTGGACCCTGCCTGCACCATCACCACCACCGCCCCCGACCCGGCCGGGGAGTTCTTCCCCGACGGGCAGCCCCGGCCCGCCATCACCGTCCCGGCACCCGCCGACCCGGCCGCCCTGGACCGGGCTGTGAAGGCCGCGGCCGACGCCGACGTCGCGGTGGCGGTCGTCGGCGACAATGTGCGACTCACCGGGGAGGGGCGCTCCACCGCCACACTGGAGTTGATCGGGCCCCAGAAGGAGCTGTTGGAGCGGGTGATCGCCACCGGCACCCCGACAGTGGTGATCGTCGTCTCCTCCAAGCCGCTCGTGCTGCCAGGCTGTGCGGATGACGCCGCCGCCCTGATCCAGGCATTCAACCCGGGGCTTCGCGGCGGGCAGGCGATCGCCGAACTGCTGCTGGGACTCACCGAGCCCGTCGGCCGGCTACCCATCTCGATGCCGCGCCACGCCGGCCAGCTGCCGGTGCACTACAACATGGTGCGCGGCACCCACGGCGCCCGCTACGCCGACCTGCCTTTCGAACCCTTCCGGGCCTTCGGGGAGGGGCTGGCCTACACCCGCTTCCACTACGAGGACGCGGCCCTGGAGGCCGACCAGATCGGTGCCGACGACGTCGTGGTCGCGACGGTGAGCATCGTCAACGACGGCGACCGGCCACTCACTGAGACCGTGCAGGCCTACGTCCGCCACCCCGTCACTCCGGTGACCTGGGCAGACAAGGAGCTCAAGGGATTCACCCAGGTGCAGGTGCCGCCGCACTCCTCGGCGACGGCCAGAGTGGAGGTGCCGGTCGCCGACTGCTCGATCGTCGACGCCGCCGGCCACCGCGTCGTCCCCGCCGGTCCCTGCGAACTGCTGATCGGCCACTCGTCGATCGACGCCGATCTGACCGGCCTGCCCTTCACCATCACCGGCCAGGCCTGA
- a CDS encoding glycoside hydrolase family 31 protein, with protein sequence MRHTDASQHSVTHDHSALLQGEHYRITPLTERVVRLEWSPSGRFEDRPTTFAIRRDLPAPDARVEATDTGLRVVTGHYVLDYDRGPFSANGLSVAVRGGISNYHSVWRFAQDLSLPADRQVRYEGRPARSLDGNLGGAARTLDCADGVIPLEPGVNSELGYAVIDDTGSMVFDADGHLAPRDAEPGYLDLYVFAAGHDHVDAVEDFFAISGPQPLLPRYALGNWWSRYHRYSDTEYLRLMDRFDAEKVPLSVAVVDMDWHLTDIDPKYGAGWTGYTWNRELFDDPEAFQAELHRRGLKVTLNVHPADGVRAFEDAYEPMCRAMGREPNGDPIDFDVTDRAFMDAYFNVLHRGLEDLGTDFWWIDWQSGPYSKRDGMDPLWVLNHEHFTDSDAHTDRGLTFSRYAGPGSHRYPVGFSGDAIITWESLAFQPRMTAAGANIGYGWWSHDIGGHMGGFKDDELETRWVEFGVFSPIMRLHSSNSRFSGKEPWKVAEPGRSAIVEHLRLRHRMLPYLNSMNLRAHRDGRSIVEPVYYETHGFDAYRYLDEYLFGSQLLVAPIIRPTDPVVRRASADVLLPEGRWTDVVTGHSYQGGRATRMYRGISSIPVLLRAGGFLPLVAEGESLDVRNLFPALDVQVAGGASGSFDLDEERQDGSWVRTRFALDAEAGELRVDAPEGMGARRGEWRFTLLGLDLGAPDAGADLQVEGGELLGVRTGRGRLLLRVRADQDSLVIRSGLLTTAGQPDLTDEVEELLHGARIGFGLKDRIFGLVESHGAGALASVIAQGAHPTGHAAETYEYDRPTAELVEALTELLG encoded by the coding sequence ATGAGGCACACCGACGCCTCCCAACACAGCGTCACGCACGACCACAGCGCTCTGCTCCAGGGCGAGCACTACCGCATCACTCCGCTCACCGAACGGGTGGTGAGGCTCGAATGGTCCCCCTCCGGCCGTTTCGAGGACCGCCCCACCACCTTCGCGATCCGCCGGGACCTGCCGGCCCCCGACGCCCGCGTCGAGGCCACCGACACCGGCCTCCGCGTGGTCACCGGCCACTACGTCCTCGACTACGACCGGGGGCCCTTCTCCGCCAACGGTCTGTCGGTGGCGGTGCGCGGCGGCATCTCCAACTACCACTCGGTGTGGCGCTTCGCGCAGGATCTCTCCCTCCCAGCTGACCGGCAGGTCCGCTACGAGGGACGCCCGGCGCGCTCACTCGACGGCAACCTGGGCGGGGCGGCCCGCACCCTCGACTGCGCCGACGGCGTCATCCCCCTGGAACCGGGCGTCAACTCCGAACTGGGCTACGCCGTCATCGACGACACCGGCTCGATGGTCTTCGACGCCGACGGCCACCTGGCCCCTCGCGACGCCGAACCCGGCTACCTGGATCTCTACGTCTTCGCCGCCGGACACGACCACGTCGACGCCGTCGAGGACTTCTTCGCCATCTCCGGTCCCCAGCCGCTGCTGCCGCGGTATGCCCTCGGCAACTGGTGGTCGCGCTACCACCGGTACTCCGACACCGAGTACCTGCGGCTGATGGACCGCTTCGACGCCGAGAAGGTGCCGCTGTCGGTGGCCGTCGTCGACATGGACTGGCACCTGACCGACATCGACCCGAAGTACGGCGCCGGCTGGACCGGATACACCTGGAACCGGGAACTCTTCGACGACCCGGAGGCCTTCCAGGCCGAGCTGCACCGACGCGGGCTGAAGGTGACCCTCAATGTCCACCCGGCCGACGGCGTCCGCGCCTTCGAGGACGCCTACGAACCCATGTGCCGGGCGATGGGGCGCGAGCCGAACGGCGATCCGATCGATTTCGACGTCACCGACCGGGCCTTCATGGACGCGTATTTCAACGTCCTGCACCGCGGCCTGGAGGATCTGGGCACCGACTTCTGGTGGATCGACTGGCAGTCCGGCCCCTACTCCAAGCGCGACGGCATGGATCCGCTGTGGGTGCTCAACCACGAGCACTTCACCGATTCCGACGCCCACACCGACCGCGGCCTCACCTTCTCCCGCTACGCCGGACCCGGCTCCCACCGCTACCCGGTCGGATTCTCCGGGGACGCCATCATCACCTGGGAGTCCCTGGCCTTCCAGCCTCGGATGACGGCCGCCGGGGCCAATATCGGCTACGGCTGGTGGAGTCACGACATCGGCGGCCACATGGGCGGTTTCAAGGACGACGAGCTGGAGACCCGCTGGGTGGAGTTCGGCGTCTTCTCCCCGATCATGAGACTGCACTCCAGCAACTCCCGGTTCTCCGGCAAGGAGCCGTGGAAGGTCGCCGAGCCCGGCCGCAGCGCCATCGTCGAGCACCTGCGGCTGCGCCACCGGATGCTGCCCTACCTCAATTCGATGAACCTGCGCGCCCACCGCGACGGGCGCTCCATCGTCGAGCCGGTCTATTACGAGACCCACGGCTTCGACGCCTACCGCTACCTCGACGAGTACCTCTTCGGCTCCCAGCTGCTCGTGGCGCCGATCATCCGGCCCACCGATCCCGTGGTGCGCAGGGCGTCGGCCGACGTCCTGCTGCCCGAGGGCCGCTGGACCGACGTCGTCACCGGGCACTCCTACCAGGGCGGCCGGGCCACCAGGATGTACCGCGGCATCTCCTCGATCCCGGTGCTGCTGCGCGCCGGCGGCTTCCTGCCACTGGTGGCCGAGGGCGAGTCCCTGGACGTCCGCAACCTCTTTCCGGCCCTGGACGTCCAGGTGGCCGGCGGGGCGTCCGGCAGCTTCGACCTCGACGAGGAGCGCCAGGACGGCTCCTGGGTGCGCACCCGCTTCGCCCTTGACGCCGAGGCCGGCGAGCTGCGGGTCGACGCGCCCGAGGGGATGGGGGCCCGGCGCGGCGAGTGGCGGTTCACCCTGCTCGGCCTGGATCTGGGTGCCCCGGACGCCGGCGCCGATCTGCAGGTCGAGGGCGGGGAGCTGCTCGGGGTGCGGACCGGCCGGGGGAGGCTGCTCCTGCGGGTGCGCGCCGACCAGGACTCGCTGGTGATCCGCTCGGGGCTGCTGACCACCGCCGGGCAGCCGGATCTGACCGACGAGGTGGAGGAGCTGCTGCACGGGGCCCGGATCGGATTCGGGCTCAAGGACCGGATCTTCGGCCTGGTGGAGTCCCACGGGGCCGGGGCGCTGGCCTCGGTCATCGCCCAGGGCGCCCACCCGACCGGGCACGCCGCCGAGACCTACGAGTACGACCGGCCCACCGCCGAACTCGTCGAGGCCCTCACCGAACTCCTGGGATAG
- a CDS encoding GH25 family lysozyme, with translation MGSQIAKHEGVSSQAMAPRALAVTASVPGLDVSSHDGAVDWASRWSAGKRFVWAKATEGTSYTNPEFASQYNGSANQGFIRGAYHFALPNNSSGSAQAKYFSDNGGGWSGDGKTLPGALDMEYNPYSGGSCYGLSQAQMASWVRDFSSYYLNRWGRYPIIYTSASWWDQCVGTATSISSAQPLWTARYASAVGTLPAGWTRHTVWQYAETPYDLDSFNGTSAELATFARTAGTTPADPCTTTVNGYRVSGAIGCKYATAKSVLGNPVGAMVNRGDGYYQLFANGAITYSGGTGAHEIHGSVFSRWKGLGVDAAFNRLGYATGDGNTDVTFGRGEIVWNAGRARAYIVEGGIWQAYRKIGGSTAMGLPKSDMVAGRGGGVMKMNWFESGAITWGSGIHVVRGAIYTAWTRSGSEAGVYGGPITDTYRSGTAIKQNFDHGYTLSYAGGTVSAARTTG, from the coding sequence ATGGGATCCCAGATCGCCAAGCACGAGGGCGTCTCCTCCCAGGCGATGGCCCCCAGGGCGCTGGCCGTGACCGCCTCGGTGCCCGGGCTGGACGTCAGCAGCCACGACGGGGCGGTGGACTGGGCGAGCCGGTGGAGCGCAGGGAAGCGGTTCGTGTGGGCCAAGGCCACCGAGGGCACCAGCTACACCAATCCGGAGTTCGCGAGCCAGTACAACGGGTCGGCGAATCAGGGATTCATCCGCGGCGCCTACCATTTCGCGCTGCCGAACAATTCCAGCGGTTCGGCCCAGGCGAAGTACTTCTCCGACAACGGGGGCGGCTGGTCGGGGGACGGCAAGACCCTGCCCGGCGCCCTGGATATGGAGTATAACCCTTATTCGGGCGGGTCCTGCTACGGATTGAGTCAGGCGCAGATGGCGTCCTGGGTGCGCGATTTCAGCAGCTACTACCTCAACCGGTGGGGCCGCTATCCGATCATCTACACCTCGGCGAGCTGGTGGGACCAGTGCGTCGGCACCGCGACGTCGATCAGCTCCGCCCAGCCGCTGTGGACGGCCCGCTACGCCAGCGCGGTCGGGACGCTGCCGGCGGGGTGGACGAGGCACACCGTCTGGCAGTACGCCGAGACCCCCTACGATCTGGACTCCTTCAACGGCACCAGTGCGGAGCTCGCCACCTTCGCCAGGACCGCCGGCACGACGCCCGCAGACCCGTGCACCACGACCGTCAACGGCTACCGGGTCTCGGGGGCGATCGGCTGCAAGTACGCCACCGCGAAGAGCGTGCTCGGCAATCCGGTGGGGGCGATGGTCAACCGTGGGGACGGCTACTACCAGCTCTTCGCCAACGGCGCGATCACCTACTCCGGGGGAACCGGGGCCCACGAGATCCACGGGTCGGTGTTCTCGCGGTGGAAGGGGCTGGGGGTCGACGCCGCATTCAACCGTCTGGGATATGCCACCGGCGACGGGAACACCGACGTCACCTTCGGGCGCGGCGAGATCGTGTGGAACGCGGGACGGGCACGGGCCTACATCGTCGAGGGCGGCATCTGGCAGGCCTACCGGAAGATCGGCGGATCCACCGCCATGGGCCTGCCGAAGTCCGACATGGTCGCCGGGCGCGGGGGCGGTGTGATGAAGATGAACTGGTTCGAGTCCGGTGCGATCACCTGGGGGAGCGGTATCCATGTGGTGCGCGGTGCGATCTACACCGCCTGGACCCGCAGCGGGTCGGAGGCCGGCGTCTACGGCGGGCCGATCACCGACACCTACCGGTCCGGTACCGCCATCAAGCAGAACTTCGACCACGGCTACACCCTCAGCTATGCCGGCGGGACGGTGAGCGCTGCTCGGACCACCGGCTGA